One Solanum lycopersicum chromosome 4, SLM_r2.1 DNA window includes the following coding sequences:
- the LOC101248871 gene encoding riboflavin biosynthesis protein PYRR, chloroplastic: protein MAHLLGGLATPFLCKPISASSSSNYSYTSASSFDSLYIKRAAELADKSAGFTAPHPNFGCVIAVPNGRATVVGEGYLYAEGTIPAEVQAVEAAGEQCRGATAYLNMEPGDCHCDTSAVSALIKAGISRVVVGIRHPLQHLRGNAIHALRSEGLQVDVLGEDTQSKTIEDAIKSCLLVNAPLLYRAACQVPFSVLKYAMTLDGKIAASSGHASWISSKKSRTRVFEMRGRSDAVIVGGNTVRKDNPRLTVRHGGDHLPRRVVLSQTLDLPEEAHLWNVSEVPTIVATQRGAKRSFQRLLASKGVEVVEFDILDPRDVMGYLYDRGYLSVLWECGGTLAASAISSGVIHKVHAFVAPKIIGGKNAPSPVGELGMVEMTQALELIDVCYEQIGPDILVSGFLQPVPDLTPTIPSVQETSAIDPTISPYESSIIFFYKTWDPYGAFSNFSLHPIQMPDENEELVTWSSVEHYYQAQKFVGVSDPVAKSCIEELKCAKSPEEAARIGRRIQRQQPNLVRPDWESIKIDVMYKALHCKFTTYPYLNSLLLSTAGSVLVEGSPHDLFWGGGRDGEGLNYLGRLLMKLRSELLGESSTSQKSLLPQTSENN, encoded by the exons ATGGCGCATTTGCTAGGAGGATTAGCTACACCTTTTCTCTGCAAACCCATttctgcttcttcttcttccaattACAGTTACACATCCGCTTCATCTTTTGATTCTCTCTACATCAAACGAGCAGCCGAATTAGCTGACAAATCGGCCGGATTTACCGCTCCTCATCCCAACTTCGGCTGCGTTATCGCTGTTCCAAATGGTAGAGCTACGGTGGTCGGAGAAGGTTACTTGTACGCCGAAGGGACTATTCCGGCGGAAGTGCAGGCTGTAGAAGCCGCTGGCGAGCAGTGTAGAGGTGCCACTGCTTATCTTAATATGGAACCTGGAGACTGTCACTGTGATACTAGTGCCGTTTCCGCCCTAATCAAG GCAGGGATTAGTAGAGTTGTTGTTGGGATACGGCATCCGCTGCAACACCTTCGTGGCAATGCCATTCACGCATTGAGGAGTGAAGGTCTTCAAGTTGATGTGCTTGGGGAAGATACACAGAGTAAGACTATTGAG GATGCTATCAAATCCTGCCTTCTTGTCAATGCTCCTTTACTATATAGAGCTGCCTGTCAAGTCCCATTCTCTGTTCTCAAGTATGCAATGACACTTGATG GGAAAATTGCTGCTAGTTCTGGTCATGCTTCATGGATCAGTAGCAAAAAGTCAAGAACTCGAGTTTTTGAAATGCGGGGTAGAAGTGATGCTGTTATTGTTGGAGGAAATACTGTGCGCAAAGACA ATCCACGTTTGACGGTTAGACATGGAGGTGACCATCTGCCCCGGCGTGTTGTATTATCTCAAACTCTTGACCTTCCAGAAGAAGCACATCTTTGGAATGTTTCTGAGGTCCCCACTATAGTTGCTACACAAAGAGGTGCAAAGAGAAGTTTCCAGAGATTGCTTGCATCCAAAGGCGTTGAAGTGGTGgaatttgatattttagatCCTAGAGATGTTATGGGGTACTTATATGATCGTGGTTATCTCTCTGTTTTGTGGGAGTGTGGAGGGACACTTGCTGCATCTGCTATTTCTTCTGGGGTCATACACAAA GTACATGCATTTGTCGCTCCCAAAATTATAGGTGGGAAAAATGCACCGTCTCCAGTTGGGGAACTTGGAATGGTAGAGATGACCCAGGCTCTGGAACTAATTGATGTTTGCTATGAGCAG ATTGGACCCGACATACTTGTTAGTGGGTTTCTGCAACCAGTTCCTGACTTGACACCTACTATTCCATCAGTACAAGAAACTTCAGCCATTGATCCTACCATTTCTCCTTATGAATCAAGCATCATTTTCTTTTACAAGACATGGGATCCATATGGTGCCTTCTCAAATTTTTCACTCCATCCAATTCAGATGcctgatgaaaatgaagaactTGTCACCTGGTCCAGTGTAGAGCATTATTACCAG GCACAAAAGTTTGTTGGGGTATCTGATCCTGTAGCTAAAAGCTGTATTGAAGAATTAAAATGTGCAAAGAGCCCCGAGGAAGCAGCACGGATTGGAAGGAGAATACAGAGGCAGCAACCTAATCTG GTAAGACCAGACTGGGAATCTATCAAGATTGACGTCATGTACAAGGCCTTACATTGCAAGTTCACTACATACCCCTATTTAAACTCTTTGTTGCTCTCAACGGCGGGATCTGTTCTTGTGGAGGGTTCACCACATGATCTATTCTGGGGAGGAGGTCGAGACGGAGAAGGCCTTAACTATCTTGGACGATTGCTAATGAAGTTGAGATCTGAGCTCTTAGGTGAGTCTTCAACCAGTCAAAAATCTTTGCTTCCTCAAACTTCAGAAAATAATTAG
- the LOC101248572 gene encoding agamous-like MADS-box protein AGL29, with the protein MERKKTKGRQKIPMQKIENKNALLTTFSKRRKGLFKKASEVVTECDVDIGIMMISPSGKPHSFFHPTADAIVSRFQNPDMQLSEGIRLDATTARNRVNQLKTRLEELDAIEDALFAQTIFYDQMAETQQKSSWESIEQLDADELIINEAWLRDTNFKICDRLSQLEIGASSSLGCEFLEYEV; encoded by the coding sequence ATGGAGAGAAAGAAGACTAAAGGGCGTCAAAAGATACCAAtgcaaaaaatagaaaataagaaTGCCCTGCTAACCACATTTTCAAAGCGTCGGAAGGGTTTGTTCAAAAAAGCTAGTGAAGTTGTTACAGAATGTGATGTTGACATTGGAATAATGATGATTTCACCTTCTGGTAAGCCACACTCATTTTTTCACCCTACTGCTGATGCAATTGTTTCTCGTTTTCAGAATCCTGATATGCAGCTAAGCGAAGGTATTCGTCTAGACGCGACTACTGCTCGAAATCGAGTGAATCAACTCAAAACCAGGCTCGAAGAACTTGATGCTATAGAAGATGCTCTGTTTGctcaaacaattttttatgaCCAAATGGCAGAAACGCAACAAAAAAGTTCGTGGGAGTCAATTGAACAACTCGATGCAGATGAACTAATCATAAATGAAGCTTGGTTACGTGAcactaatttcaaaatttgcGATCGTTTGAGCCAATTAGAAATTGGAGCTTCATCCTCATTGGGATGTGAATTTTTGGAGTATGAAGTTTGA